A window from Drosophila kikkawai strain 14028-0561.14 chromosome 2L, DkikHiC1v2, whole genome shotgun sequence encodes these proteins:
- the LOC138927948 gene encoding CD209 antigen-like protein E, with amino-acid sequence MHHIGNYLLWALFACILWQGSSAEDQSGYICIIDEPNPKIPGNNRDADNEIKAKLDKLEVQIGEVQSKQEAQLQEVQTKMKETQAKLEESLLTVQTRLETQLQAVLNQLQAVSKNIDSAKVEIPDLVRIAPFGFERIGTRYFRIVNEYVDWYTAKRRCVEMGGQLAVIQSEEEKTAIAAKLSGSLFWLGIHYEPKDNEYVSVVTDQKAFLKWGESQPNKRNNDRDENCICIFSHLMHDYSCDTKMRFICQA; translated from the coding sequence ATGCACCACATCGGAAACTACCTCCTTTGGGCACTGTTTGCCTGTATCCTTTGGCAAGGATCCTCCGCGGAGGACCAGTCTGGATACATTTGTATTATTGACGAACCGAACCCAAAGATCCCAGGAAACAACCGTGATGCTGACAACGAAATCAAAGCAAAGCTGGACAAATTGGAGGTGCAAATAGGAGAGGTACAGTCCAAGCAGGAAGCCCAACTTCAGGAGGTGCAGACTAAGATGAAGGAGACCCAAGCTAAACTAGAAGAAAGTCTGCTTACAGTACAGACTCGGCTTGAAACCCAACTTCAGGCGGTTCTAAATCAACTTCAGGCAGTATCGAAAAATATAGATTCTGCCAAGGTGGAAATCCCTGATTTAGTTAGAATTGCACCATTTGGCTTTGAGCGAATCGGTACCAGATATTTCCGAATAGTAAATGAATATGTGGATTGGTATACTGCTAAGAGAAGGTGTGTCGAGATGGGAGGTCAACTGGCCGTCATCCAGAGCGAGGAGGAGAAGACCGCTATTGCGGCCAAGTTGTCCGGTTCGCTATTCTGGTTGGGCATTCACTACGAGCCTAAAGACAACGAGTACGTTTCTGTGGTGACTGACCAAAAGGCCTTTTTAAAATGGGGTGAATCGCAGCCAAATAAGAGAAATAATGACAGAGATGAGAactgcatttgcatattttcccATCTAATGCACGATTATTCGTGTGACACCAAAATGCGTTTTATTTGTCAGGCCTAA
- the LOC108079540 gene encoding uncharacterized protein: protein MHNFGTFFLWALAACTLFDGSFAKSLRFGYTILLDDMSPNQSDSNCLPELRSLLNDAVPARDRGNTSDAVNEIKAKLETLEMKIGDVQVKLPPEIYAKLEGRLQGVEAKLEGQLQEMQSKLEAKLDEILIAVQKKIDNQLQAVVNQLQLVQNKIDAANVEVPASSTITVPSGFELIDWKYYWLGINDQDKEGHFVSVASHKPAPFLKWREGHPSDSNHEQNCVYFDIREMGDYYCNEEFYFICQADNET, encoded by the exons ATGCACAATTTCGGTACCTTCTTCCTTTGGGCGCTGGCTGCCTGTACCCTGTTTGATGGATCCTTCGCGAAGAGCCTTCGGTTTGGCTATACAATCCTACTCGACGATATGAGTCCCAATCAGTCCGATAGCAATTGTCTTCCTGAACTCCGATCTCTGTTAAACGACGCCGTGCCGGCCCGGGACCGAGGAAACACCTCTGATGCTGTCAACGAAATCAAAGCGAAGCTGGAGACATTGGAGATGAAAATAGGAGACGTGCAGGTCAAGCTACCTCCGGAGATATATGCCAAGCTGGAAGGACGACTACAAGGAGTGGAAGCTAAACTCGAAGGACAACTTCAGGAGATGCAATCGAAACTGGAGGCTAAACTCGATGAAATTCTGATTGCGGTACAGAAAAAGATTGATAACCAACTTCAGGCGGTTGTAAATCAACTGCAGTTAGTCCAGAACAAGATAGATGCTGCAAACGTGGAAGTCCCGGCTTCATCCACGATAACAGTTCCATCCGGTTTCGAGCTAATCG ACTGGAAATACTATTGGCTAGGCATTAATGATCAAGATAAAGAGGGCCACTTCGTATCTGTGGCCTCACACAAGCCAGCACCATTTTTAAAGTGGCGCGAGGGACATCCAAGCGACAGCAACCATGAGCAGAACTGCGTCTATTTCGATATTCGCGAAATGGGGGACTATTATTGTAatgaagaattttattttatttgccaggCGGACAATGAAACTTAG
- the Atet gene encoding ATP-binding cassette sub-family G member 4 isoform X2 encodes MELKLTRCVSVESGGIQNSSFETAATSQADVQRRRSSAYAEAYAEMLQERSFRSLSMVQAKLTKNGGVSCALQRSQNNLCNGGLGSNAINNHSLAPKVANSSAATGSPNGQKKGTIALSHLPQRPPVDIEFCDISYSVADGHRRGFKTILKSVSGKFRNGEITAIMGPSGAGKSTLMNILAGYKTAQLSGSVLINSKERNLRRFRKLSCYIMQDDVLIGNLTVKEAMMVAANLKLGKNMISYAKVVVVEEILETIGLKESVNTLTCNLSGGQRKRLSIALELVNNPPVMFFDEPTSGLDSSTCFQLISLLRSLARGGRTIVCTIHQPSARLFEKFDHLYLLAQGQCVYEGRVRGLVPYLSSLGYECPSYHNPADYVLEVASGEYGDAVPKLVQAVKSGACKKYAHKDYVRTLAQKQSNQQEVIKAENAAIATTATLTLEDEKPPLEDREGGGQLEPPTVGDDPAELKPPKLETQQSQNSDCSVVNMPTTALDDSCSFSSSKGTHNAVGSGPSAVVGCMTSLLDSHESVVTLPNKTGFPTSGWTQFWILLKRSFRTILRDRMLTHMRLFSHIIVGAIIGMIYYDVGNEASKIMSNAGCIFFVSLFTTFTAMMPTILTFPTEMSVFVREHLNYWYSLKAFYFAKTLADMPFQIVFSSVYVLVVYYLTSQPMELERVSMFVLICVLNSLVAQSLGLLIGAGMNIETGVFLGPVTTIPTILFSGFFVNFDTIPGYLQWVTYVSYVRYGFEGAMVAIYGMDRAKMQCNQMYCHYRVPKKFLEEMSMDNALFWVDAVALIGIFFALRIVAYFVLRWKLHMIR; translated from the exons ATGGAACTGAAGCTGACCCGTTGCGTCAGCGTGGAAAGTGGGGGCATACAAAACTCTAGTTTTGAGACAGCGGCGACATCCCAGGCAGATGTCCAACGTAGAAGATCCAGTGCCTATGCCGAGGCCTATGCGGAGATGTTGCAGGAGCGTTCTTTCCGCTCCCTGTCCATGGTCCAGGCCAAGCTGACCAAGAATGGTGGGGTTAGCTGCGCCCTGCAAAG ATCCCAGAACAACCTCTGCAATGGCGGTCTGGGCAGCAATGCCATCAATAATCACAGTTTGGCGCCAAAGGTGGCCAACAGTAGCGCTGCCACAGGCAGTCCGAATGGCCAGAAGAAGGGCACCATTGCCCTGTCCCATCTGCCTCAGCGGCCGCCGGTGGACATTGAGTTCTGTGATATCTCCTACTCGGTGGCCGATGGCCACCGGCGGGGTTTCAAGACCATCCTGAAGAGTGTGTCGGGCAAGTTCCGGAATGGCGAAATTACGGCCATCATGGGCCCCTCCGGAGCCGGCAAGAGCACGCTAATGAACATCCTGGCGGGCTACAA AACTGCCCAGCTCAGTGGCTCGGTGCTCATCAACAGCAAGGAGCGAAATCTGCGACGCTTTCGAAAACTCTCCTGCTACATCATGCAGGACGACGTGCTGATCGGCAACCTTACCGTCAAGGAGGCCATGATGGTGGCCGCCAACCTTAAGCTGGGCAAGAACATGATCAGCTACGCcaaggtggtggtggtggaggagATCCTCGAGACCATTGGCCTCAAGGAGTCGGTGAATACGCTGACCTGCAACCTGTCGGGCGGCCAGAGGAAGCGCCTCTCGATCGCCCTCGAGCTAGTAAATAATCCACCCGTGATGTTCTTCGACGAGCCCACCTCTGGCCTGGACAGCTCCACCTGCTTCCAGCTCATCTCGCTGCTGAGATCGCTGGCCAGGGGAGGCCGCACCATAGTCTGCACTATCCACCAGCCGTCGGCGCGTCTCTTCGAGAAGTTCGACCATTTGTACTTGCTGGCCCAGGGCCAGTGTGTCTACGAGGGTCGTGTGAGGGGTCTGGTGCCCTATCTGTCGTCCCTGGGCTACGAGTGTCCCTCGTATCACAATCCCGCTGACTATGTCCTGGAGGTGGCCTCCGGGGAGTACGGCGATGCGGTGCCAAAGCTGGTGCAGGCCGTCAAGAGTGGCGCCTGCAAGAAGTATGCGCACAAGGACTATGTCCGAACGCTGGCCCAAAAGCAGTCCAACCAACAAGAGGTTATCAAGGCGGAGAACGCGGCCATAGCGACAACTGCCACCCTGACCCTGGAGGACGAGAAGCCACCGCTGGAGGACAGAGAGGGAGGGGGACAACTGGAACCTCCGACGGTCGGAGACGATCCCGCAGAGCTGAAACCACCGAAGCTGGAGACGCAGCAATCGCAGAACTCGGATTGCAGCGTTGTCAACATGCCCACGACGGCCCTGGACGACAGCTGTAGCTTCAGCTCCTCGAAGGGCACCCACAATGCAGTGGGCTCGGGACCCAGTGCCGTGGTTGGATGCATGACCTCGCTGCTGGACTCGCACGAAAGCGTCGTCACGCTGCCCAACAAAACGGGCTTCCCCACCAGCGGCTGGACGCAGTTCTGGATCCTGCTCAAGCGCTCCTTCCGCACCATCCTGCGCGACCGCATGCTCACCCACATGCGCCTCTTCTCGCACATCATCGTGGGCGCCATCATTGGAATGATCTACTACGATGTGGGAAACGAGGCCAGCAAGATTATGAGCAATGCCGGCTGCATCTTTTTCGTCTCGCTGTTTACCACCTTCACGGCCATGATGCCCACTATTTTAACTT TTCCCACAGAGATGTCGGTGTTTGTGCGGGAGCATCTCAACTACTGGTACTCCCTGAAGGCCTTCTACTTTGCCAAGACATTGGCGGACATGCCGTTTCAG ATTGTCTTCTCCAGTGTCTATGTCCTAGTGGTGTACTATCTCACCTCACAGCCCATGGAATTGGAGCGCGTCTCGATGTTCGTGCTCATTTGCGTGCTTAACTCCCTGGTGGCGCAGTCACTGGGTCTCTTAATTGGAGCGGGAATGAATATAGAAACGGGTGTATTTCTTGGCCCCGTAACGACGATACCCACGATATTGTTTTCCGGTTTCTTTGTGAACTTTGACACCATACCGGGTTACCTGCAGTGGGTGACGTACGTGAGTTATGTACGCTACGGCTTCGAGG GCGCCATGGTGGCCATTTATGGCATGGATCGTGCCAAGATGCAGTGCAATCAGATGTACTGCCATTATCGGGTGCCCAAGAAGTTCCTCGAGGAGATGTCCATGGATAATGCTCTGTTTTGGGTGGATGCCGTCGCCCTAATTGGGATATTCTTTGCCCTACGCATCGTTGCCTACTTTGTGCTGCGATGGAAGCTGCACATGATTCGTTAA
- the bdl gene encoding protein borderless has translation MPAICSRTLWFAATAAALLVLLMGASCASGARDHRRQTNLEAKVGSHVVFNCYIDFPFDSPIPYLVHWSKDNKKIFTWYEQETSTNELFNGRLHLVENHPEFGRASVNLTAIRESDQGWYHCQVIFPNRSPSVRNNGTRYHLAVQGGSLIRIPPVNQTIQEGQTAFFHCVMKYPDNSQASWYKDGVLLQEVQDLVRRSYMGPDGSLSIDPTMMSDLGEYECKVRNSEGELQTAKAFLNIQYKAKVIYAPPEVYLPYGQPAVLDCHFRANPPLKNLRWEKDGLLFDSYNVPGVFYKMNGSLFFAKVDENHAGSYTCTPYNDLGTDGPSPVISVIVLRPPIFSVTPKAIYIQKLGEAAELPCEAIDRDGNNRPSIVWSRKDGQPLPADRFSLSGGNLTITGLVESDRGMYECSATNEAATITAEAELMIENIAPRPPYNLTANSTETCITIRWQPGYLRPNLEYTVWYRLTEAPEWRTLRVLDKKVMEATVQHLVPGKEYEFMVLSQDKYGDGMFSKQFRFQTQASPIRADDFDAQQLQHDDLGQMPTSATAGGLGAPGNLTAVSNQLGWLLHWEHPTQGLEGLRLYAVRWWKEPEHFLIGHAETFDNFYQLRHLKEDTTFKVQVLAVGTNTHLSVPSHELLIDVPSQRKVRALIIGSSVGVIFLLCALCAFLYVKRSCLRHLFARDSSAGEGDEDTAESGDCDSDEQDSVKIRQSS, from the exons ATGCCCGCGATTTGTAGCAGAACACTTTGGTTTGCCGCCACAGCAGCCGCTCTTCTGGTGCTCTTAATGGGCGCATCCTGTGCCAGCGGCGCCCGCGATCATCGGCGGCAGACCAACCTGGAGGCCAAAGTTGGCTCCCATGTGGTCTTCAATTGCTACATTGACTTTCCGTTCGACTCTCCCATTCCGTACTTGGTGCACTGGAGCAAGGAT AACAAAAAGATCTTCACTTGGTACGAGCAGGAGACCTCCACCAATGAGCTTTTTAATGGACGCCTCCATTTGGTCGAGAATCATCCGGAATTCGGCCGAGCCTCTGTCAACCTGACTGCCATCCGGGAATCGGATCAGGGCTGGTACCACTGCCAGGTGATCTTTCCCAATCGCTCTCCCTCGGTCCGCAACAATGGCACCCGCTATCACCTGGCCGTCCAGGGTGGTTCCCTTATCCGCATTCCACCAGTTAATCAGACCATTCAGGAGGGACAGACGGCCTTCTTTCATTGCGTCATGAAGTATCCAGATAACTCGCAAGCCTCCTGGTACAAGGACGGTGTACTGCTTCAGGAGGTTCAGGATCTAGTGCGTCGCTCCTACATGGGTCCCGACGGTAGTCTGAGCATTGATCCCACCATGATGAGCGATCTGGGCGAGTACGAGTGCAAGGTGCGAAACAGCGAGGGCGAACTGCAGACAGCCAAGGCCTTTCTCAATATACAAT ATAAGGCCAAGGTAATTTATGCCCCGCCGGAGGTCTACCTGCCATACGGCCAACCCGCCGTTCTCGACTGCCATTTCCGTGCGAATCCACCGCTAAAGAACCTGCGCTGGGAGAAGGACGGCCTCCTCTTCGACTCGTACAATGTGCCGGGAGTTTTCTACAAGATGAACGGCAGCCTATTTTTCGCCAAGGTGGATGAAAATCATGCCGGTAGCTATACGTGTACGCCCTACAACGACCTCGGCACGGATGGACCGTCGCCGGTCATCAGCGTGATTGTGCTCCGTCCGCCCATCTTTAGTGTCACGCCCAAGGCCATCTACATCCAGAAGCTGGGCGAGGCCGCTGAGCTGCCCTGCGAAGCCATCGACCGGGACGGAAACAATCGGCCCTCCATTGTCTGGAGCCGG AAGGACGGCCAGCCACTGCCGGCGGACAGGTTCAGTCTCAGCGGCGGCAACCTGACCATCACGGGCCTGGTGGAGTCGGATCGCGGCATGTACGAATGCTCGGCCACCAATGAGGCTGCCACCATTACGGCGGAGGCCGAGCTCATGATAGAGAACATAGCCCCCCGGCCACCGTACAATCTCACGGCGAATAGCACAGAGACCTGCATAACCATACGCTGGCAGCCAG GCTACCTTCGACCCAACCTGGAGTACACTGTCTGGTACCGCCTCACAGAGGCTCCCGAGTGGCGAACCCTGCGCGTCTTGGACAAAAAGGTAATGGAGGCCACCGTGCAGCATTTAGTGCCTGGTAAGGAGTACGAGTTTATGGTTCTCAGTCAGGACAAGTACGGCGATGGCATGTTCAGCAAGCAGTTCCGCTTCCAGACACAGG CCTCACCCATCAGAGCTGATGACTTCGATgcccagcagctgcagcacgATGACCTCGGCCAGATGCCAACCTCTGCCACTGCCGGGGGCCTGGGTGCGCCCGGGAACCTAACTGCCGTTAGCAATCAGCTGGGCTGGCTCCTCCACTGGGAGCATCCTACGCAGGGACTCGAAGGTCTGCGACTGTACGCCGTGCGCTGGTGGAAGGAGCCGGAACACTTCCTCATCGGCCATGCCGAGACCTTCGACAACTTCTACCAGCTGCGGCACCTCAAGGAGGACACCACCTTCAAGGTGCAGGTGTTGGCAGTGGGTACCAATACACACCTGTCGGTGCCTAGCCACGAGCTCCTCATCGATGTCCCCTCGCAGCGCAAAGTGCGAGCCCTGATCATCGGCAGCTCCGTGGGCGTGATCTTTCTGCTCTGCGCTTTGTGCGCTTTTTTATACGTGAAGCGGAGCTGCCTGCGGCATCTGTTCGCCCGGGATAGCTCCGCGGGGGAGGGCGACGAGGATACGGCGGAGAGCGGTGACTGCGACAGCGATGAGCAGGACAGCGTCAAGATCCGTCAGTCATCCTGA
- the Atet gene encoding ATP-binding cassette sub-family G member 4 isoform X1 translates to MNELQASSVPLVDKCSAHAVILPPAKSPNKVSDSAATTTKPNAVLYTSSGNQITTTIAANPGNSPNPKQQQEEPVPLLNQLKLTNDLKPSSHGSQNNLCNGGLGSNAINNHSLAPKVANSSAATGSPNGQKKGTIALSHLPQRPPVDIEFCDISYSVADGHRRGFKTILKSVSGKFRNGEITAIMGPSGAGKSTLMNILAGYKTAQLSGSVLINSKERNLRRFRKLSCYIMQDDVLIGNLTVKEAMMVAANLKLGKNMISYAKVVVVEEILETIGLKESVNTLTCNLSGGQRKRLSIALELVNNPPVMFFDEPTSGLDSSTCFQLISLLRSLARGGRTIVCTIHQPSARLFEKFDHLYLLAQGQCVYEGRVRGLVPYLSSLGYECPSYHNPADYVLEVASGEYGDAVPKLVQAVKSGACKKYAHKDYVRTLAQKQSNQQEVIKAENAAIATTATLTLEDEKPPLEDREGGGQLEPPTVGDDPAELKPPKLETQQSQNSDCSVVNMPTTALDDSCSFSSSKGTHNAVGSGPSAVVGCMTSLLDSHESVVTLPNKTGFPTSGWTQFWILLKRSFRTILRDRMLTHMRLFSHIIVGAIIGMIYYDVGNEASKIMSNAGCIFFVSLFTTFTAMMPTILTFPTEMSVFVREHLNYWYSLKAFYFAKTLADMPFQIVFSSVYVLVVYYLTSQPMELERVSMFVLICVLNSLVAQSLGLLIGAGMNIETGVFLGPVTTIPTILFSGFFVNFDTIPGYLQWVTYVSYVRYGFEGAMVAIYGMDRAKMQCNQMYCHYRVPKKFLEEMSMDNALFWVDAVALIGIFFALRIVAYFVLRWKLHMIR, encoded by the exons ATGAATGAGCTGCAGGCCTCCAGTGTCCCGCTCGTGGACAAGTGCTCCGCCCATGCCGTCATACTGCCGCCGGCCAAGAGTCCCAACAAGGTCTCCGACTCAGCGGCCACCACAACTAAGCCAAATGCGGTTCTCTACACGTCCAGTGGCAATCAGATCACCACGACGATCGCCGCTAATCCCGGCAACAGCCCGAATCCCAAGCAGCAACAGGAGGAACCAGTGCCTCTCCTCAATCAGCTGAAGCTGACTAACGACCTGAAGCCGAGCAGTCACGG ATCCCAGAACAACCTCTGCAATGGCGGTCTGGGCAGCAATGCCATCAATAATCACAGTTTGGCGCCAAAGGTGGCCAACAGTAGCGCTGCCACAGGCAGTCCGAATGGCCAGAAGAAGGGCACCATTGCCCTGTCCCATCTGCCTCAGCGGCCGCCGGTGGACATTGAGTTCTGTGATATCTCCTACTCGGTGGCCGATGGCCACCGGCGGGGTTTCAAGACCATCCTGAAGAGTGTGTCGGGCAAGTTCCGGAATGGCGAAATTACGGCCATCATGGGCCCCTCCGGAGCCGGCAAGAGCACGCTAATGAACATCCTGGCGGGCTACAA AACTGCCCAGCTCAGTGGCTCGGTGCTCATCAACAGCAAGGAGCGAAATCTGCGACGCTTTCGAAAACTCTCCTGCTACATCATGCAGGACGACGTGCTGATCGGCAACCTTACCGTCAAGGAGGCCATGATGGTGGCCGCCAACCTTAAGCTGGGCAAGAACATGATCAGCTACGCcaaggtggtggtggtggaggagATCCTCGAGACCATTGGCCTCAAGGAGTCGGTGAATACGCTGACCTGCAACCTGTCGGGCGGCCAGAGGAAGCGCCTCTCGATCGCCCTCGAGCTAGTAAATAATCCACCCGTGATGTTCTTCGACGAGCCCACCTCTGGCCTGGACAGCTCCACCTGCTTCCAGCTCATCTCGCTGCTGAGATCGCTGGCCAGGGGAGGCCGCACCATAGTCTGCACTATCCACCAGCCGTCGGCGCGTCTCTTCGAGAAGTTCGACCATTTGTACTTGCTGGCCCAGGGCCAGTGTGTCTACGAGGGTCGTGTGAGGGGTCTGGTGCCCTATCTGTCGTCCCTGGGCTACGAGTGTCCCTCGTATCACAATCCCGCTGACTATGTCCTGGAGGTGGCCTCCGGGGAGTACGGCGATGCGGTGCCAAAGCTGGTGCAGGCCGTCAAGAGTGGCGCCTGCAAGAAGTATGCGCACAAGGACTATGTCCGAACGCTGGCCCAAAAGCAGTCCAACCAACAAGAGGTTATCAAGGCGGAGAACGCGGCCATAGCGACAACTGCCACCCTGACCCTGGAGGACGAGAAGCCACCGCTGGAGGACAGAGAGGGAGGGGGACAACTGGAACCTCCGACGGTCGGAGACGATCCCGCAGAGCTGAAACCACCGAAGCTGGAGACGCAGCAATCGCAGAACTCGGATTGCAGCGTTGTCAACATGCCCACGACGGCCCTGGACGACAGCTGTAGCTTCAGCTCCTCGAAGGGCACCCACAATGCAGTGGGCTCGGGACCCAGTGCCGTGGTTGGATGCATGACCTCGCTGCTGGACTCGCACGAAAGCGTCGTCACGCTGCCCAACAAAACGGGCTTCCCCACCAGCGGCTGGACGCAGTTCTGGATCCTGCTCAAGCGCTCCTTCCGCACCATCCTGCGCGACCGCATGCTCACCCACATGCGCCTCTTCTCGCACATCATCGTGGGCGCCATCATTGGAATGATCTACTACGATGTGGGAAACGAGGCCAGCAAGATTATGAGCAATGCCGGCTGCATCTTTTTCGTCTCGCTGTTTACCACCTTCACGGCCATGATGCCCACTATTTTAACTT TTCCCACAGAGATGTCGGTGTTTGTGCGGGAGCATCTCAACTACTGGTACTCCCTGAAGGCCTTCTACTTTGCCAAGACATTGGCGGACATGCCGTTTCAG ATTGTCTTCTCCAGTGTCTATGTCCTAGTGGTGTACTATCTCACCTCACAGCCCATGGAATTGGAGCGCGTCTCGATGTTCGTGCTCATTTGCGTGCTTAACTCCCTGGTGGCGCAGTCACTGGGTCTCTTAATTGGAGCGGGAATGAATATAGAAACGGGTGTATTTCTTGGCCCCGTAACGACGATACCCACGATATTGTTTTCCGGTTTCTTTGTGAACTTTGACACCATACCGGGTTACCTGCAGTGGGTGACGTACGTGAGTTATGTACGCTACGGCTTCGAGG GCGCCATGGTGGCCATTTATGGCATGGATCGTGCCAAGATGCAGTGCAATCAGATGTACTGCCATTATCGGGTGCCCAAGAAGTTCCTCGAGGAGATGTCCATGGATAATGCTCTGTTTTGGGTGGATGCCGTCGCCCTAATTGGGATATTCTTTGCCCTACGCATCGTTGCCTACTTTGTGCTGCGATGGAAGCTGCACATGATTCGTTAA